The sequence below is a genomic window from Haladaptatus sp. R4.
TTTTACCGAAGTCCGCGACGCGGCTAAATCTATCCCGGAATGGTGCGGCTATTTATATACCATCCGCCTCGGAGACGATTCACTCGGGTAACGGCGGCCACGTCGAGGCGACGGTGGTTTCGACGAGGTGTGTCTGGGCACGCCGGAGTCGCTCGGAGAGCGACGACGCGGAGACCCCCAGTTCGGAAGCGACGGCATCGAGCGAGGCCGTGCGCGGGATTTCGAAATACCCCATCTCGTAGGCGGTTCGGAGTGCCTCCTGTTGTCGGTCTGTCAGGCCGTCCCCCGGCGGTTCCGGTTCGCCGTCCGTCGTAAGTCGTCGGAGCGTGAACTCGCCGTTCTCCTGCCAGAACGTTCGAAACTCGTCGAACGCCGCCCGATGAGCGAACCGTCCGGTCTGAACCCATCCCGTGGGAGTGACGCGAATCCGTTCGATACTGGCTTCTGTGGTGGCAAGTGAGCGAAGTCCCGAGAGGTCGAGGTCATCTCCAAGTTGTGCTCGTTCACCGATGGCAGGCAACACCTGATAGCGACGAGTTTCGCCCGCACGTCCGACCAGCGTGTACTCCGCTACGAAGGCCGCGGCTTCGAACGTCCGTTTGATCACCTCGTCCTCACCACCGGTCACGTGGACGAGAAACGGTGGCAGGTCGCCGTGGTTGTACTGAAGCTCGACCTCCAGCGTTGCCTCGGTCAGAGAGGCTGCGACGTCCACGAACGGGAGGGCTGCACAGGTAATCTCGTATTCAGCGACGAGCGCCATGCCTGTCTCGTCTCGGTCGCCGATGATGGAAGTGTTGATCCCACTGCATTTCACCGGTGATTTTGAATCCTCCTCGGGATAACGGGGTGGCGCCGGAAGTCGAGCATTCCACCGCAGTCCCCTATTCGACGGTACGCGATATTTTTGTCCTAACGCTCTGAAACGTCCGAATATTGGTGTTTCGGAGAATCGACACAGGTATATTCCCGAGGATGATATCGGCTGAAAACGACCGATACCCGGTCGTGGTACCGTGACGGAACAGACAGACTACCTCGACGACAGAATCGCGGACGCAATTCTCAACGGCTCGCCCTACGAGCGACTGCGCGTCCGACGGAACAGCTTCTTCGACCAATCCATCCCGACGAAACTCGCCTGGCAGGGCGTCCTACTGCTCGCGCTGGCACTCATCGCGCCGATAACGCTCGGCTACTCCGACTCGGTTGCGGCGCTGTTTCCGGGCGGAAATCCACTGACTGCATCGCCGATCATCCTGATGCCGGGTGCGCTCGTCCTCCTCCTCGAACTCGGAGCGGCGGCCGGACACGTCGCCGTCGCCGCGACGGTACTCTCCGGCGAGGAGGACCTGAGCACGCGCCGGATGCAACAGCTTTTGAGCGTCGAGGAGATCGCGTCGTTTTACGGCTTGGTCGGTGGCGCGCTCCTGCTCGTCATCACGTTGGCGGTGTTCCTCCTGGGCTACAGCGGCGTGGAGACGATCCACCAGTACACGACGGCGGCCGGACGAGGCCCATTCGACGCGTCGGGCACCGGTCTGAGCGTGTTTGCCGTCTCGGCCGTCTCGGTCACGATGAGCGCCATCCTCTTCGTCACCAGTCGGTTGCTCGCCCGACGACTGTAACGCGAGTCGGGGCCGAAGATTTAGGCATTCCCGAATTGTATGGGTATCGGGGAGTCTATATGGGAAACGACTCCGAGGACATACTGTACGAAATTTTGTTAGACACGTCGCTGGACGACGACGTGTATCGGGC
It includes:
- a CDS encoding helix-turn-helix domain-containing protein, with translation MALVAEYEITCAALPFVDVAASLTEATLEVELQYNHGDLPPFLVHVTGGEDEVIKRTFEAAAFVAEYTLVGRAGETRRYQVLPAIGERAQLGDDLDLSGLRSLATTEASIERIRVTPTGWVQTGRFAHRAAFDEFRTFWQENGEFTLRRLTTDGEPEPPGDGLTDRQQEALRTAYEMGYFEIPRTASLDAVASELGVSASSLSERLRRAQTHLVETTVASTWPPLPE